The following proteins come from a genomic window of bacterium:
- a CDS encoding hemolysin family protein, which produces MTGVVWLEGVLCGIFLLVGFLVSYSLSQLSPRPHREDEERGSSPWTLRLFPVLLTLVGVGAVITGQSFLSGLTAETWAVWVAWPAAAVLVSVVVILLPRALGRGAKPNRVLRGLLWPPALAVAPVWFVIYLISWPFVRLSGRRPDREDPFGWVTPHPSPATAGDEVVEQAREMARQLADFPEKTVKEVMVPRIDVFCLDLEAPRREVLEAVTQRGHSRVPVYSETIDDIRGILFVKELLTLDTTKAEEPLPVELLHEPIFVPETKLIGRLLAEFQATKNQIAVVVDEYGGTAGIVTIEDILEEIVGEIEDEFDDDEELIHKLGDGTFLVDARCDIEEVNETVGCQLPDEDYESLGGFIIAELGHIPKPGEVVENGVYRLEVIEATPRRIKSVLLAPRPKTEESDED; this is translated from the coding sequence ATGACCGGCGTCGTGTGGCTGGAAGGCGTCCTGTGCGGGATTTTTCTCCTGGTCGGCTTCCTCGTCAGCTACTCCCTCTCCCAGCTGAGCCCCCGGCCGCACCGGGAGGATGAAGAGCGCGGCTCATCCCCGTGGACGCTCCGCCTGTTCCCGGTCCTCTTGACCCTGGTCGGGGTGGGCGCGGTCATCACCGGTCAGTCCTTTCTGAGCGGTCTGACGGCCGAGACGTGGGCCGTCTGGGTCGCCTGGCCCGCGGCGGCCGTCCTCGTCTCGGTCGTCGTCATTCTCCTCCCCCGGGCCCTGGGGCGGGGGGCGAAACCGAACCGGGTCCTGCGCGGCCTGCTCTGGCCGCCGGCCCTGGCGGTCGCGCCGGTGTGGTTCGTCATCTACCTCATCTCGTGGCCCTTCGTCCGCCTGTCCGGTCGGAGGCCGGACCGGGAAGACCCCTTCGGCTGGGTGACGCCCCACCCCTCACCCGCGACCGCGGGGGACGAGGTGGTCGAGCAGGCGAGGGAGATGGCCCGCCAGCTCGCCGACTTCCCGGAAAAAACGGTCAAGGAGGTGATGGTCCCCCGGATAGACGTCTTCTGCCTGGACCTCGAGGCGCCGCGGCGCGAGGTCCTCGAGGCGGTCACCCAACGCGGGCATTCCCGCGTCCCGGTCTACTCCGAAACCATAGACGACATCCGGGGCATCCTCTTCGTCAAGGAGCTCCTGACCCTCGACACGACAAAAGCCGAGGAGCCCCTCCCCGTGGAGCTCCTCCACGAGCCAATCTTCGTCCCGGAAACCAAGCTCATCGGCCGGCTCCTCGCCGAGTTCCAGGCCACGAAGAATCAGATAGCCGTCGTGGTGGACGAGTACGGAGGGACCGCCGGCATCGTGACCATCGAGGACATCCTCGAGGAAATCGTGGGGGAGATAGAGGACGAGTTCGACGACGACGAGGAGCTCATCCACAAGCTCGGAGACGGCACCTTCCTGGTGGACGCCCGGTGCGACATCGAGGAGGTCAACGAGACGGTGGGCTGTCAACTCCCCGACGAGGATTACGAGAGCCTGGGCGGCTTCATCATCGCCGAGTTGGGTCACATCCCCAAGCCGGGCGAGGTCGTGGAGAACGGCGTGTACCGGCTGGAGGTGATCGAGGCGACTCCGCGGCGGATAAAAAGCGTCCTCCTGGCTCCCAGGCCGAAGACCGAGGAATCCGACGAAGACTGA
- a CDS encoding GNAT family N-acetyltransferase, whose translation MDYRIEPLTPERFDDYVKPCWVPGEELEEGARLKRDLVTRQLAEGLIGRILYVEGNPVGIAEALPLEIAPFKIAGVDTAVIHCVWVKPDWQGRGLARALIGEVRRAAHPSALAVFGFDYAGFMPAEFFLHLGFTELEERDNIKLLYLRPEGAPSDEPPRISWLPRNYRPALKPGKLVVEVFVDHHCPYAALIAARVVSAARELDSERIEVLVHDVSRREDTLRLGKSLGVFADGEELFLGPLPRDEVLELLRVKLESLE comes from the coding sequence TTGGACTACCGCATCGAGCCTCTCACCCCGGAGCGCTTCGACGATTACGTCAAGCCCTGCTGGGTTCCCGGCGAGGAGCTCGAGGAGGGGGCCCGGCTGAAGCGGGATCTGGTCACGCGCCAGCTCGCGGAAGGGCTGATCGGGCGCATCCTCTACGTCGAGGGGAACCCGGTGGGCATCGCCGAGGCGCTGCCGCTGGAGATAGCGCCTTTTAAAATCGCCGGCGTGGACACGGCGGTGATCCACTGCGTCTGGGTCAAACCGGACTGGCAGGGTCGCGGGCTGGCCCGGGCGCTCATCGGGGAGGTTCGCCGGGCGGCGCACCCCAGCGCGCTGGCCGTCTTCGGCTTCGACTACGCCGGTTTCATGCCCGCCGAGTTCTTCCTCCATCTCGGCTTCACCGAGCTCGAGGAACGGGACAACATCAAGCTGTTGTACCTGCGCCCCGAGGGCGCGCCGTCCGACGAGCCGCCCCGGATAAGCTGGCTGCCCCGGAATTACCGGCCTGCCTTGAAACCGGGCAAGCTCGTCGTCGAGGTCTTCGTGGACCACCACTGCCCCTACGCCGCCCTCATCGCCGCCCGGGTCGTCTCCGCGGCCAGGGAGCTGGACTCCGAAAGAATCGAGGTCCTGGTCCACGACGTCAGCCGGCGCGAGGACACCCTGCGCCTGGGGAAATCCCTGGGCGTCTTCGCCGACGGCGAGGAGCTCTTCCTCGGTCCGCTGCCCCGTGACGAGGTCCTGGAGCTGCTGCGGGTCAAGCTGGAATCCCTGGAATAG
- a CDS encoding YitT family protein, which produces MGKRFFLSSLKQRFPKLLLPDWKSALRDYALILVGAAVGSFGLVVFLVPYRIAPGGIGGLATVLHFLWHVPVGVTMLVFNIPLFLVGLKFLGGSFGLRTIFGIVLYSIFADLYGEILRIPVLTDNIVMALVYGAVLLGAGLGLVLRGGGSTGGTDIPARILSRYTGLSTGVSFLFFDTAIIAFAGAIFGEVDLILYGFLALGVSIKVIDVVLDGFSYARAAIIVTDVPDIVYYQIMAGLNRGATLTKGRGMYTDVDKSVIYCVIEKREVERLKRLVKVADSKAFVVITDVHEVMGYGFRRRGSA; this is translated from the coding sequence ATGGGCAAGCGATTCTTCCTCTCCTCGCTCAAACAGCGGTTCCCCAAGCTCCTGTTGCCCGACTGGAAGTCGGCGCTCCGGGACTACGCCTTGATCCTGGTGGGCGCCGCCGTGGGGAGCTTCGGTCTCGTGGTGTTCCTGGTCCCCTACCGCATCGCCCCGGGGGGCATCGGCGGACTGGCCACGGTGCTGCACTTCCTCTGGCACGTCCCGGTGGGCGTGACGATGCTCGTATTCAACATCCCGTTGTTCCTCGTCGGTCTGAAGTTCCTCGGCGGCAGCTTCGGCCTGCGCACCATCTTCGGCATCGTTCTCTACTCCATTTTCGCCGACCTGTACGGCGAGATTCTGCGCATCCCCGTCCTCACCGATAACATCGTCATGGCCCTCGTGTACGGGGCGGTGCTCCTGGGGGCCGGCCTGGGGCTGGTCCTCCGGGGCGGAGGCTCCACCGGCGGCACCGACATCCCCGCCCGCATCCTCTCCCGCTACACCGGGCTCTCCACCGGGGTCAGCTTCCTCTTCTTCGACACGGCCATAATCGCCTTCGCCGGCGCGATTTTCGGCGAGGTGGACCTCATCCTCTACGGATTCCTGGCCCTGGGCGTCTCGATAAAGGTGATAGACGTCGTGCTGGACGGCTTCAGCTACGCCCGGGCGGCCATCATCGTCACCGACGTCCCCGACATCGTGTACTACCAGATAATGGCGGGGCTCAACCGGGGGGCCACCCTCACGAAGGGCCGGGGCATGTACACCGACGTGGACAAGAGCGTCATCTACTGCGTGATAGAGAAGCGGGAGGTGGAGCGGCTCAAGCGGCTGGTGAAGGTGGCGGATTCGAAGGCCTTCGTGGTCATCACCGACGTGCACGAGGTGATGGGCTACGGCTTCCGCCGCCGCGGCTCGGCGTAG
- a CDS encoding ABC transporter ATP-binding protein, translating to MNKDEPVLLPLGRALGRYLRRYKLPAAVTVIGSILAAGLETFFPILLGWLVDTLGGKAPEVLGTLESWGFADPHSTALWLLPTAMAVVMFAAGFFSFLGIYASARIGLDLKACVRRACLRKVLAVPYTDFTRSRTGELLSRIHENTQGFLEATVTLRDAVQNALTVAIVGTVVILRHWQLGLYLAGIFALLAVAVVLVNRHQRRYSERVADTSARILGYAGERLSAIEVVASFGAAGRESVKFTELARRYFKNRLKGEMITSAFRGLVQLLAGAGLMGMLIYGAGLVRGGAMTTGSLFEFLGLVAIAFEPLKNLSRARLALVPAGIQIGRTTAVLAWPGGSAPEELTLGKGKLRELPNPRLLDEPAETGEPAEVVEIEGELSFEDVAYEIGGERILDGVGFTAPRGKVTAIVGPSGAGKSTLLNFALGLLEPTEGRVLLDGKPRDGYDRAALARLQALVPQEITLTAGTVAENLRLAKPGAGEGELWEKLELAQVDDAIRRLPDGLESEIGERGCQLSGGEGQRLAIARALLRDPRILALDEPTANLDSESEDRINAALSRVLPGRTVLIVAHRLATVRDADRIIFLEGGRVVEAGTHGELMEKNGRYAELARLQSADER from the coding sequence GTGAATAAAGACGAGCCAGTTCTTCTGCCCCTGGGTCGGGCCCTCGGGCGCTACCTGCGGCGGTACAAGCTGCCGGCGGCGGTCACCGTCATCGGCTCGATACTGGCCGCCGGGCTGGAGACCTTCTTCCCGATTCTGTTGGGCTGGCTGGTGGACACCCTGGGCGGGAAGGCCCCGGAGGTGCTCGGGACACTGGAATCCTGGGGATTCGCCGACCCGCACTCCACGGCGCTCTGGCTCCTGCCGACGGCGATGGCCGTGGTGATGTTCGCCGCCGGGTTCTTCTCCTTCCTGGGCATCTACGCCTCCGCCCGCATCGGGCTGGACCTGAAGGCCTGCGTCCGCCGGGCCTGCCTGAGGAAGGTGCTGGCCGTCCCCTACACAGATTTCACCCGCTCCAGGACCGGCGAGCTCCTCTCCCGGATCCACGAGAACACCCAGGGGTTCCTCGAGGCTACGGTCACCCTGCGCGATGCGGTCCAAAACGCTTTGACCGTCGCTATCGTGGGGACGGTGGTCATACTCCGCCACTGGCAGCTCGGGCTGTACCTGGCGGGCATATTCGCGCTTCTGGCCGTCGCTGTCGTCCTCGTCAACCGCCACCAGCGCCGGTATTCCGAACGGGTGGCCGACACCTCGGCCCGCATCCTGGGATACGCCGGGGAGCGGTTGTCCGCCATCGAGGTCGTGGCCTCCTTCGGCGCCGCGGGACGGGAATCGGTGAAATTCACCGAGCTGGCCCGCCGCTACTTCAAGAACCGCCTCAAGGGTGAGATGATAACCAGCGCCTTCCGTGGACTGGTCCAGCTCCTGGCCGGCGCCGGTCTCATGGGAATGCTCATCTACGGCGCCGGGCTGGTGCGGGGCGGGGCGATGACCACCGGCTCCCTCTTCGAGTTCCTCGGCCTGGTGGCCATCGCCTTCGAGCCGCTGAAAAACCTCTCCCGGGCCCGGCTGGCGCTCGTACCGGCGGGGATTCAAATCGGCCGGACGACGGCGGTCCTTGCGTGGCCCGGGGGAAGCGCACCAGAGGAGCTGACACTGGGGAAGGGGAAGCTCAGGGAGCTGCCGAACCCCCGGCTCCTCGACGAACCGGCGGAAACCGGCGAGCCGGCGGAGGTCGTCGAAATCGAGGGGGAGCTCTCCTTCGAGGATGTGGCGTACGAAATCGGGGGGGAGCGCATCCTGGACGGTGTCGGCTTCACCGCGCCCCGGGGGAAGGTGACGGCCATCGTGGGACCCAGCGGCGCCGGGAAGTCCACCCTGCTGAACTTCGCCCTCGGCCTCCTGGAACCGACCGAAGGGCGTGTCCTCCTCGACGGGAAACCCCGAGACGGCTACGACCGGGCCGCTCTGGCCCGGCTCCAGGCGCTGGTCCCCCAGGAGATTACCCTGACCGCGGGCACCGTGGCGGAGAACCTGCGCCTGGCCAAACCGGGGGCCGGCGAGGGCGAACTGTGGGAAAAGCTCGAACTGGCCCAGGTGGACGACGCGATCCGACGACTCCCCGACGGGTTGGAGAGCGAGATCGGCGAGCGGGGCTGCCAGCTTTCCGGCGGCGAGGGGCAGCGGCTGGCCATCGCCCGCGCCCTGTTGCGCGACCCGCGCATCCTGGCCCTGGACGAGCCCACGGCCAACCTGGACTCGGAGAGCGAGGACCGGATAAACGCGGCCCTGTCGCGCGTCCTCCCGGGGCGCACCGTCCTGATCGTCGCGCACCGGCTCGCCACGGTTCGAGACGCGGATCGGATAATCTTCCTCGAAGGCGGTCGCGTGGTCGAGGCGGGCACCCACGGTGAGCTGATGGAGAAAAACGGCCGCTACGCGGAACTGGCCCGGCTCCAATCCGCCGACGAGCGATGA
- a CDS encoding Hsp20/alpha crystallin family protein, whose protein sequence is MAIVRWTPDRHWMTLQEEMNRLFEDFVGPSTSSNDIIWAPRVDISETSGDILVRAELPGVNPESISVDLTNNTLTIQGEKTKDDSAEGENFYRVERIYGKFMRSFSLPSRLKADAVKARYKDGILFVTIPKAEEAKPREIKVEVE, encoded by the coding sequence ATGGCCATCGTCCGCTGGACCCCCGACCGACACTGGATGACCCTCCAGGAAGAGATGAACCGGCTCTTCGAGGACTTCGTCGGGCCGTCCACAAGCTCCAACGACATCATCTGGGCCCCCCGGGTGGACATCAGCGAAACTTCCGGCGACATCCTCGTCCGGGCCGAGCTGCCCGGCGTCAACCCCGAATCCATCAGCGTGGACCTCACCAACAACACCCTGACCATCCAGGGCGAGAAGACGAAGGACGACAGCGCCGAGGGCGAGAACTTCTACCGCGTCGAGCGCATCTACGGCAAGTTCATGCGCAGCTTCAGCCTCCCCTCCAGGCTCAAGGCCGACGCGGTCAAGGCCCGGTACAAGGACGGCATCCTCTTCGTTACCATCCCCAAGGCCGAGGAGGCCAAGCCCCGCGAGATCAAGGTCGAGGTCGAATAG
- the efp gene encoding elongation factor P: MITTANFRNGLKMLFDGVPHIVVEFQHVKPGKGPAFVRTKLKNLVSGAIFDHKFRGGEKVQDITLDDKDVTFTYREGELYVFMDSETYEELRLGADALGDATRWLTEGLELSIQFYEGRPLTVDLPSAVDLLVVKADPGLKGDTATGGTKPATVETGAIVSVPLFINEGDRVRIDTRTGEYVTRVKE; this comes from the coding sequence TTGATCACCACCGCCAACTTCCGCAACGGGCTGAAGATGCTCTTCGACGGCGTACCCCACATCGTCGTCGAGTTCCAGCACGTGAAGCCCGGCAAGGGGCCGGCCTTCGTCCGGACGAAGCTGAAAAACCTCGTCTCGGGCGCCATCTTCGATCACAAGTTCCGCGGCGGCGAGAAGGTCCAGGACATCACCCTCGACGACAAGGACGTCACCTTCACCTACCGGGAAGGGGAGCTCTACGTCTTCATGGACTCCGAGACCTACGAGGAGCTCCGCCTGGGCGCCGACGCACTCGGCGACGCGACCCGGTGGCTCACCGAGGGGCTGGAGCTCTCCATACAGTTCTACGAAGGCCGGCCGCTGACGGTGGATCTCCCCTCGGCGGTGGACCTCCTGGTCGTCAAGGCCGACCCCGGTCTCAAGGGCGACACCGCCACCGGCGGCACCAAGCCCGCCACCGTGGAGACCGGCGCCATAGTTTCCGTGCCCCTCTTCATCAACGAGGGGGACAGAGTCCGCATTGACACCCGCACCGGCGAATACGTGACCCGGGTGAAGGAGTAG
- a CDS encoding M23 family metallopeptidase, with protein sequence MKLRGFTILVENHRGRDIRRSRLSATLLTFVGVLVLAAITGVVIFAFLYFVRLSEHGELLRLTYRDIRQRQSLNRGKDQLRYMVDEATELEGINDAVRLVRGFSPGLPDETGIGGPELGQALTEGNQLKVEVLQARAILDRQVNQFDELVRLTRGQEDMLVHFPSINPVPNGRNVSGFGYRRDPINFGIEFHNGVDLVAPHGSPIVAAADGVVVVARFAGAYGLLVRVDHGYGFQTRYAHCSSAFVKPGDVVRRGEVIAAIGATGRATGNHCHYEVLRDGVNVDPALFIMGDQDPIRRRLLPVFPAAAEVTEDTQIPLAPHDLIECDRLLNPELEDPISFEPLLPKPEPLSSK encoded by the coding sequence TTGAAGCTCCGGGGATTCACGATTCTGGTGGAGAACCACCGCGGACGGGATATCCGCCGTTCCCGGCTTTCCGCCACGCTCCTCACCTTCGTGGGGGTCCTGGTTCTGGCCGCAATAACCGGCGTCGTCATCTTCGCCTTCCTCTACTTCGTCCGCCTCTCCGAGCACGGGGAGCTCCTCCGCCTGACATACCGCGACATCCGCCAACGGCAGAGCCTCAACCGAGGCAAGGATCAGCTCCGGTACATGGTGGATGAGGCGACGGAACTGGAAGGGATCAACGACGCCGTGCGGCTGGTGCGCGGTTTTTCCCCCGGCCTGCCTGACGAGACCGGCATCGGCGGTCCCGAGCTCGGTCAGGCACTGACCGAGGGCAACCAACTGAAGGTCGAGGTTCTGCAGGCGCGGGCCATTCTCGACCGCCAGGTGAACCAGTTCGATGAACTGGTCCGGCTGACCCGTGGGCAGGAGGACATGCTGGTCCACTTCCCCTCGATCAACCCCGTACCCAACGGCCGCAACGTGTCCGGTTTCGGATACCGGCGCGATCCGATCAACTTCGGGATCGAGTTCCATAACGGCGTGGACCTGGTCGCGCCCCACGGATCGCCGATCGTGGCCGCCGCGGACGGCGTCGTCGTGGTGGCAAGGTTCGCCGGAGCCTATGGTCTCCTGGTGCGCGTGGATCACGGGTACGGTTTCCAGACCCGCTACGCCCACTGCTCCAGCGCCTTCGTCAAGCCCGGAGACGTGGTCCGCCGCGGCGAGGTCATCGCCGCCATAGGCGCAACCGGCCGCGCCACCGGCAACCACTGCCATTACGAGGTTCTGCGCGACGGGGTGAACGTGGACCCGGCGCTCTTCATCATGGGGGATCAGGACCCGATCAGACGCCGCCTCCTCCCCGTATTCCCGGCCGCCGCCGAGGTCACGGAAGATACACAGATTCCGCTGGCCCCCCACGACCTGATCGAGTGCGACCGGCTGCTCAACCCCGAGCTGGAAGACCCCATCAGCTTCGAACCGCTCCTCCCCAAGCCGGAACCGCTCTCCTCGAAGTAG
- a CDS encoding zinc ribbon domain-containing protein produces MITYAYRCDACGHRFEVRQRMTAEPLRECPECGGEVRRVITGGLGTIGVAHDSSRACSISSGG; encoded by the coding sequence GTGATCACCTACGCCTACAGATGCGACGCCTGCGGCCACCGGTTCGAGGTCCGCCAGCGGATGACCGCCGAGCCGCTCCGGGAGTGCCCCGAATGCGGCGGAGAGGTGCGCAGGGTGATCACGGGTGGTCTGGGGACGATCGGTGTCGCCCATGACTCGAGCCGGGCCTGCTCCATAAGTAGCGGCGGCTGA
- the hypB gene encoding hydrogenase nickel incorporation protein HypB has protein sequence MEIKLVRKVLEAHEALAGEIRADLAKRRIYSVNVMSSPGAGKTTLLERTLASLAGELRAGVIEGDITTTRDADRIARHDIPVVQVNTEPFGGDCHVGANFVKTALGELPLEELDLIIIENVGNLVCPAEFDLGEDDKVVVFSITEGEDKPLKYPLMFRESSACVVNKLDLAPHLDVDLAALRANIEQVNPKLAVFELSAKTGRGLSAWLDWLRARVSAKRG, from the coding sequence ATGGAGATAAAGCTCGTCCGGAAGGTCTTGGAGGCCCACGAGGCCCTGGCCGGCGAAATCCGCGCCGACCTCGCCAAAAGGCGCATCTACAGCGTGAACGTCATGAGCTCCCCCGGCGCCGGCAAGACGACCCTCCTGGAGCGCACCCTGGCCTCCCTGGCCGGTGAGCTCCGAGCCGGGGTAATCGAGGGCGACATCACCACCACCCGCGACGCCGACCGCATCGCCCGGCACGACATCCCCGTGGTCCAGGTGAACACGGAGCCCTTCGGCGGCGACTGCCACGTCGGCGCCAATTTCGTCAAGACCGCCCTCGGCGAGCTGCCCCTCGAGGAGCTCGACCTGATCATCATCGAGAACGTGGGCAACCTCGTCTGCCCCGCCGAGTTCGACCTGGGCGAGGACGACAAGGTCGTCGTCTTCTCCATCACCGAGGGGGAGGACAAGCCGCTGAAATACCCGCTGATGTTCCGCGAGTCCAGCGCCTGCGTGGTGAACAAGCTGGACCTGGCGCCGCATCTGGACGTTGACCTGGCGGCCCTCCGCGCCAACATCGAGCAGGTCAACCCGAAGCTCGCCGTCTTCGAGCTCTCGGCGAAGACCGGGCGAGGGCTCAGCGCCTGGCTGGACTGGCTCCGGGCGAGGGTTTCCGCCAAGCGGGGCTAA
- a CDS encoding Maf family protein codes for MIHPLVLASGSPRRKKLLEEAGVSFTVVVPAVDEFWPDSDPVQAVELAVCKARAVAKSRLTGEVVLAADTIVRLRGRVLGKPRDEAEARAMLTALAGAEHTVTTGVAAMLAPDGNPLTVRVDSRVRIRRLTPDEIDDYVATGSSLDKAGAYAVQDERWNLVERVEGSVTNVIGLPVEETLKLLEALDRTGNQRTRRR; via the coding sequence ATGATCCACCCCCTGGTGCTGGCCAGCGGAAGCCCCCGGCGCAAGAAGCTCCTGGAAGAGGCCGGGGTTTCCTTCACCGTCGTCGTGCCGGCGGTGGATGAGTTCTGGCCCGACTCGGACCCGGTCCAGGCCGTGGAGCTGGCGGTGTGCAAGGCGCGGGCGGTCGCAAAGTCGCGTCTGACCGGCGAGGTCGTCCTGGCCGCCGACACCATCGTCCGCCTCCGGGGGAGGGTGCTGGGGAAGCCCCGCGACGAGGCGGAGGCGCGCGCCATGCTCACCGCCCTGGCCGGCGCGGAGCACACCGTGACGACCGGCGTGGCGGCCATGCTGGCGCCCGATGGAAACCCGCTCACCGTCCGGGTGGACAGCCGGGTGCGGATCCGCCGGCTGACCCCCGATGAGATTGACGATTACGTCGCCACCGGCTCGTCCCTCGACAAGGCCGGCGCCTACGCCGTCCAGGATGAGCGGTGGAACCTCGTGGAACGGGTCGAGGGTTCGGTGACCAACGTCATCGGCCTGCCGGTGGAAGAAACCTTGAAGCTCCTCGAGGCGCTCGACCGGACGGGGAATCAACGCACCCGCCGAAGATGA
- a CDS encoding DUF2723 domain-containing protein: MSRRDLGWAAAIALASLVVWGSFAARDFYIGDSTELAGAAANLGVAHPPGYPSFTLVSHLFLGLGRVFSVPPALAGNVLALLAAALGAALLWLGLRSFGLSRIPALIGTLAWVCGPLVTGQALTYEVHALQHLLLGAAFFFAARAVGGRDGGPSPRDGLALCLVTGLLFTNHYSAAVLLPVIGWCLWRSFRGAESGRKALWIGLAVAAFIIPLSAYLYLPLRAGADQAYDYGMAGNLPNLWAHLTGKSYAYSYVEGSRFAAAFPAAGGMLFDSIPWPLWALVPLGLAGLFKRSKGLAVAGLLTPVLVAAVLFFYRIVDPLDYLSPLVMLAAVWVAFGAEWLKGRLGEKKKLGAALVGVALALGLGWWAFSAATAERPLSGDIARAGAQDTLRELTPGALYFGEGDDVLFGPLELTAEGLRPDAQVLDELGNLNRGPLGPVYPTLYGQVRRDARDAFARRWAEGGGATHLSINAIHPLFGIGAQRPLGLTLRLAYPDAPGLDAVNRPVLPDEPWRYQRLGGFHRLVELETDDTYLENGMGFTARLRGLASDRLTFRAVGALAADPLSPLGPGLLRRALDLAPASLVSLSRVAQAAYRGAVWGLCALETGASAADLPVILPPWFNPTGGAIAFRERLPEDPRAGVVEEYLKVGIEAARAARRYGTTPESDFLLALFEFGLGDSGEAHRLADGIRAPSETLAPLLNALRRELDARREADVSFAN; encoded by the coding sequence ATGAGCCGGCGGGACCTCGGCTGGGCCGCGGCCATCGCCCTCGCTTCCCTGGTCGTCTGGGGGTCGTTCGCCGCACGGGATTTCTACATCGGCGACTCGACGGAGCTGGCGGGCGCGGCGGCGAACCTCGGCGTCGCCCACCCGCCCGGCTACCCCTCCTTCACCCTGGTGTCCCATCTGTTCCTCGGATTGGGGCGGGTCTTTAGCGTTCCCCCCGCCCTGGCCGGGAACGTCCTCGCCCTGCTGGCGGCGGCGCTCGGGGCGGCCCTCCTCTGGCTCGGGCTCCGGAGTTTCGGCCTTTCACGCATCCCCGCCCTCATCGGCACCCTGGCCTGGGTCTGCGGGCCCCTGGTCACCGGGCAGGCGCTCACCTACGAGGTCCACGCCCTCCAACATCTGCTCCTGGGCGCGGCCTTTTTCTTCGCCGCGCGGGCGGTCGGAGGACGGGACGGCGGACCTTCCCCGAGGGACGGATTGGCGCTCTGCCTCGTCACGGGGCTGCTCTTCACGAATCATTACTCCGCCGCGGTGCTGCTCCCCGTCATAGGCTGGTGCCTCTGGCGCTCCTTCCGTGGGGCGGAGAGCGGTCGAAAAGCGCTTTGGATCGGCCTGGCCGTCGCGGCCTTTATCATTCCGCTCTCGGCTTACCTGTACCTGCCGCTGAGGGCGGGGGCCGATCAGGCTTACGACTACGGCATGGCGGGCAACCTGCCCAACCTCTGGGCCCACCTCACCGGAAAGAGCTACGCCTACAGCTACGTGGAGGGAAGCCGATTCGCGGCGGCGTTCCCCGCGGCGGGGGGAATGCTCTTCGATTCCATCCCCTGGCCCCTGTGGGCGCTGGTCCCCCTGGGGCTGGCCGGGCTCTTCAAGAGGAGTAAGGGGCTGGCGGTCGCCGGTCTCCTCACCCCCGTCCTCGTCGCGGCGGTCCTCTTCTTCTACCGCATCGTGGACCCCCTGGACTACCTCTCCCCCCTGGTGATGCTCGCGGCGGTCTGGGTGGCCTTCGGCGCCGAGTGGCTGAAGGGGCGTCTCGGCGAGAAAAAGAAACTCGGGGCGGCGCTGGTCGGTGTCGCTCTGGCTCTGGGCCTCGGCTGGTGGGCCTTCTCGGCGGCGACCGCCGAGCGGCCGCTTTCGGGCGACATCGCCAGGGCCGGCGCCCAGGACACCCTGCGGGAGCTGACCCCCGGGGCGCTCTACTTCGGCGAGGGCGACGACGTCCTCTTCGGACCCCTGGAACTCACCGCGGAGGGTCTCCGCCCCGACGCCCAGGTCCTCGACGAGCTGGGCAACCTCAACCGGGGACCGTTGGGGCCCGTTTACCCCACCCTCTACGGCCAGGTACGCCGGGACGCCCGGGATGCCTTCGCCCGTCGCTGGGCCGAGGGGGGCGGCGCCACCCATCTCTCGATCAACGCCATTCACCCTCTGTTCGGCATCGGGGCCCAGCGGCCTCTCGGGCTGACCCTTCGGCTGGCCTACCCCGACGCGCCCGGGCTGGACGCGGTCAACCGTCCGGTCCTCCCCGACGAGCCGTGGCGCTACCAGCGGCTGGGCGGTTTCCACCGCCTGGTTGAGTTGGAAACCGACGACACGTACCTGGAGAACGGGATGGGGTTCACCGCCCGGTTGCGGGGCCTGGCCTCGGACCGGCTCACCTTCCGGGCCGTGGGCGCGCTGGCCGCTGACCCGCTCTCGCCCCTGGGACCCGGGCTCCTGCGGCGGGCGCTCGACCTGGCGCCGGCGAGCCTGGTCAGCCTGTCCCGGGTGGCCCAGGCGGCATACCGCGGCGCGGTGTGGGGGCTCTGCGCCCTGGAGACGGGGGCTTCGGCCGCCGATCTGCCCGTAATCCTCCCCCCCTGGTTCAACCCCACCGGCGGGGCCATCGCCTTCCGGGAGAGGCTGCCCGAGGACCCGCGGGCCGGGGTCGTCGAGGAGTATCTCAAGGTCGGTATCGAGGCGGCGCGGGCGGCCCGCCGGTACGGAACGACGCCGGAGTCGGACTTCCTCCTGGCGCTGTTCGAGTTCGGTCTGGGGGATTCTGGGGAGGCGCATCGGCTGGCGGACGGAATACGGGCGCCCTCCGAGACGCTGGCCCCCCTCTTGAACGCGCTCCGGCGTGAGCTCGACGCCCGAAGGGAGGCGGACGTAAGTTTCGCGAATTGA